Below is a window of Variovorax sp. TBS-050B DNA.
GGAAAAGACTTGATGACCGCATATGCCGATCGCCATAGGTATTTTCACTGTGGGTCGGGGTGGAGCGAAGTCCGTTTGCCGAACCTCGAAATTTAGCTGGATTTGCCAAATGCTGCGGGTGTTTGTAGGGAACTTTACTCGGCACTGTGGTTCTGATTTAACAAATAAAAATCCGGGTGCACTCTTTGCTTTATGCTGTTTGTGCAGATTGTGATTAAGGGAGTTTTCCACGGCTTGCAGCCATGGGGCGGCACACCTTTAAAAAGATGCGACGCATTGCGGCTGCTGGCCTCGGGCGAATACCCGCAGACCTGATGGAGGCGTGACCATGGATGTGATCAGCAACTTTGCCGCCCGCTACGAGCGCACTCGCGAGGAAGTCCTCTCGCTGCAGGACTACCTGGATATCTGCAAACGCGATCCCACCGCGTATGCGACGGCCTCCGAGCGGATGCTCAAGGCGATCGGCGAGCCCGAGCTGGTCGACACGCGCAACGACCCGCGGCTCTCGCGGATCTTCGCCAACAAGGTCATCAAGATCTACCCGGCGTTCAAGGAGTTCTACGGCATGGAGGACGCCATCGAGCAGGTGGTGTCGTACTTCAGGCATGCCGCCCAGGGCCTCGAGGAGAAGAAGCAGATCCTCTACCTGCTCGGCCCGGTGGGCGGCGGCAAGAGCTCGATCGCCGAGCGCCTCAAGCAGCTCATGGAGCACGTGCCCTTCTACGCCATCCAGGGCTCGCCGGTCAACGAGACGCCGCTCGGCCTCTTCAACGCCGTGGAAGACGGCGAGATCCTCGAAAAGGAATACGGCATTCCCCGCCGCTACCTGAACCGCATCCTCTCCCCCTGGGCCGTCAAGCGGCTCGAGGAGTACGGCGGCGACATCCGCCAGTTCAAGGTGGTCAAGCGCTACCCCTCGGTGCTGCGGCAGATCGCGGTGGCCAAGACCGAGCCGGGCGACGAGAACAACCAGGACATCTCCTCGCTGGTCGGCAAGATCGACATCCGCAAGCTCGAGACCTATGCGCAGGACGACCCCGACGCCTACGCCTACTCGGGCGGCCTGTGCCTCGCGAACCAGGGCCTTTTGGAGTTCGTCGAGATGTTCAAGGCGCCGATCAAGGTGCTGCACCCGCTGCTCACGGCCACGCAGGAAGGCAACTTCAAGGGCACCGAGGGCTTCGGCGCCATTCCCTTCGACGGCATCGTGCTCGCGCACAGCAACGAGAGCGAATGGAAGGCCTTCCGCAACAACAAGAACAATGAGGCCTTTCTCGACCGGATCTACATCGTCAAGGTGCCCTACTGCCTGCGCGCCTCGGAAGAGATCAAGATCTACGAGAAGCTGGTGCGCAACTCCTCGCTCTCGAAGGCGCCCTGCGCGCCCGGAACGCTGCGCATGATGGCGCAGTTCTCGGTGCTCACGCGCCTGAAGGAGCCCGAGAACTCGAGCATCTACAGCAAGATGCAGGTCTACGACGGCGAGAACCTCAAGGACACCGACCCGAAGGCGAAGTCGATCCAGGAGTACCGCGACTACGCGGGCGTCGACGAAGGCATGAGCGGCGTGTCGACGCGCTTCGCCTTCAAGATCATCTCGAAGGTGTTCAACTTCGACAGCTCCGAGGTCGCGGCCAACCCGGTGCACCTGATGTACGTGCTGGAGCAGCAGATCGAGCGCGAGCAGTTCCAGCCCGAGACCGAGCAGAAGTACATCAGCTACATCAAGGAACTGCTGGCGCCGCGCTATGCCGAGTTCATCGGCAAGGAGATCCAGACCGCCTACCTCGAGAGCTACAGCGAGTACGGCCAGAACATCTTCGACCGCTACGTGACCTACGCCGACTACTGGATCCAGGACCAGGAGTTCCGCGACGTGGACACGGGCGAGGTGTTCGACCGCGCGGCGCTCAACGCCGAGCTCGAGAAGATCGAGCGGCCCGCGGGCATCGGCAATCCGAAGGACTTCCGCAACGAGATCGTCAACTTCGTGCTGCGCGCACGCGCGGGCAATGCGGGGCGCAACCCGGCATGGACGAGCTACGAGAAGCTGCGCGCCGTGATCGAGAAGAAGATGTTCTCGAACACCGAGGAACTCCTGCCGGTGATCAGCTTCAACACGAAGAGCAGTGCCGAGGAACAGAAGAAGCACGAAGACTTCGTGACCCGCATGGTCGAGAAGGGATACACGGCCAAACAAGTGCGTCTGCTCTGCGAGTGGTACCTGCGGGTGCGCAAGAGTTCATAGCGACAGTGACCGCGGCGAGGCACGGGCCTCGCCCACCTTTTTGCAAGGAGCTTTGAGACCATCGTGGCCATCCTGCAGCAGATCATCGACCGCCGGCTCTCGGGCAAGAACAAATCCATCGGCAACAGGGAGCGCTTCCTGCGCCGATACCGAGGGCAGATCCAGGAAGCCGTGCGCCGCGCGGTCAGCGGGCGCAACATCCGCGAACTGGAACAAGGCGAAGACGTGACCCTGCCGCGCCGCGACGTCTCGGAGCCGGTGTTCGGCCATGCGCGCGGCGGCGACCGCGAGTACGTGCACCCGGGCAACCAGGAATACGTCAAGGGCGACCGCATCGCGCGGCCCGAGGGCCAGGCCGGCGGCGGTTCCGGCAGCGGCGAGGCCGGCGATGGCGGCGAGGGCGAGGACGATTTCGTCTTCCGCCTCACGCGCGAGGAGTTCATGCGCGTCTTCTTCGACGACCTCGCGCTGCCGCACCTGGTGCGCACGCAGATCGCCGACGTGCCCGAATGGAAGAGCCACCGCGCAGGCTTCACCAACGACGGCACGCCGAACAACCTGCACGTGGTGCGCTCGATGCGCGGCGCGCTGGCCCGCCGCATCGCGCTCGGCGGCGAGCCGCGCAAGGAGCTCAAGCGGCTCGAGGCCCACCTGGCGCATCTCAAGGCGCATCCGCAGGCGGCGCAGGGTTTCATGCAGACCGAGATCCGCGAGACCGAGGAGCGCATCGCCGAACTGCGCCGCAGCATGCGGCACGTGCCCTACATCGATCCGATCGACCTGCGCTACCGCAACCGCGTGAAGACGCCGGTGCCGAGCGCCAAGGCCGTGATGTTCTGCCTCATGGACGTCTCGGGCTCGATGGACGAGGCGCGCAAGGACATGGCCAAGCGCTTCTTCATGCTGCTGTACATGTTCCTCACGCGCCACTACGAGACCATCGACCTCGTGTTCCTGCGCCACCACACGCAGGCGCAGGAAGTCAGCGAGGACGAGTTCTTCCATGCCACCGAGACCGGCGGCACCGTGGTGTCGAGCGCGCTGGTGCTGATGGACGAGATCGTCAAGGCGCGCTATCCCAGCGGCGAGTGGAACATCTACGGCGCGCAGGCCAGCGATGGCGACAACTGGCACCAGGACAGCGGACGTTGCCGCGAGCTGCTGGTCGACCACATCCTGCCGGTGGTCCGCTACTACGCCTACGTGCAGGTCGCCGAGACGGAGCAGAACCTGTGGCAGGAATACGCGCAGCTCGAGGGCATCGAGCCCAACTTCGCGATGCGCAAGGTGTCCGAGGCGCGGGACATCTACCCCGTGTTCCGCGAGCTCTTCAAGAAGGAGGGAGCCGCCGCATGACCACCGCCGACCACCCTCCCCTCGAACGCCTGGAGCGGCTGCCCAGCCCTTCGGACTGGACTTTCGAACTCATCGAGACCTACCACGCCGAGATCGCGAAGACGGCCAAGGGCTATGGTCTCGACGTGTATCCGAACCAGCTCGAGGTGATCACCGCCGAGCAGATGATGGATGCCTACGCGAGCGTGGGCATGCCCATGATCTATCGCCACTGGTCGTACGGCAAGCAGTTCATCGCCACCGAAAAGAACTACCGCCGCGGCCACATGGGCCTCGCCTACGAGATCGTCATCAATTCCGACCCCTGCATCGCCTACCTCATGGAAGAGAACTCCATGGCGATGCAGGCGCTGGTGATCGCGCATGCGGCCTACGGCCACAACAGCTTCTTCAAGGGCAACTACCTGTTCCGCATGTGGACGGATGCCTCGTCGATCATCGACTACCTGGTCTACGCGCGCCACTACATCGCCGAATGCGAGGAGCGCCACGGCCTCGATGCGGTGGAACAGCTGCTCGACTCCTGCCATGCGCTCATGAACTACGGCGTCGACCGCTACCGCCGGCCGCAGAAGCGCTCGCTCGCGCAGGAGGGCCTCCAGCGCGCCGAGCGCGAGCGCTACATGCAGCAGCAGGTCAACGACCTCTGGCGCACCCTGCCGAAGCGCAGCGAACAGGCGACCGAGGGAGCCGACCCGTCGCGCCGCTTTCCGTCGGAGCCGCAGGAGAACCTGCTGTACTTCATCGAGAAGAACGCCGCGCTGCTCGAGCCCTGGCAGCGCGAGGTGGTGCGCATCGTGCGCAAGATCGCGCAGTACTTCTACCCGCAGCGCCAGACCCAGGTCATGAACGAGGGCTGGGCCACCTTCTGGCACTACACGCTGCTCAACACCATGTACGACCGCGGCCAGCTCGCCGACGGCTTCATGATGGAATGGCTCAGCTCCCACACGGGCGTGATCTTCCAGCCGCCCGTCGGCCACCGCGCCTACAGCGGCATCAACCCCTATGCGCTGGGCTTCTCGATGTTCACCGAGCTGCGGCGCGTGTGCGAAAACCCCACCGAGGAAGACCGCCGCTGGTTCCCCGACTTCGCGGGCACCGACTGGGTCAAGACGCTCGACTACGCGATGCGCAACTTCAAGGACGAGAGCTTCGTCGGCCAGTTCCTGAGCCCGAAGACGATGCGCGACTTCCGGCTGTTCGCGATCCGCGACCACCAGAGCGAGCCCGAACTCGAGGTGTCGGCCATCCACGACGACAGCGGCTACCAGGCGCTGCGCGAATCGCTGTCACGGCAGTACGACATCGGCAGCCGCGAGCCCGACATCCAGGTGTGGAACGTCAACATGCGCGGCGACCGCGCGCTCACGCTGCGACACACGCAGCGCAACAACCTGCCGCTGCACGACAACGCCGAGGAAGTGCTCAAGCACGTCGCGCGGCTCTGGGGCTTCGACGTGCATCTCGAGAGCGTCGACGCCCAGGGCCACATCAGCCGCAGCTGGAAGGCCGCGGCGCCCCGGCAGACCGACTGAGGCTCAGGGCACGAGGGCCGCGATCGCGAGCACGTAGCCCTTGACCCCCAGGCCCACGATGATGCCCTTCGCGGCCGGCGAGATGTACGAGCGATGGCGGAATTCCTCGCGCGCATGCACGTTCGAGATGTGCAGCTCGATCAGCGGCACGCTCGCGCCCTTGATCGCGTCGTGCAGCGCGATCGAGGTGTGGGTGTAGGCGCCCGGGTTCATCACCACGCCGAGCATGCGGCCCGCGGCCACTTCGCGGCCCGCTTCCTGGATCCAGTCGATCAGCACGCCTTCGTGGTTCGACTGGCGGCATTCGATCGCCACCCCGTGCTTCGCGCCCGCTTCCTGGCAGAGGCGCTCCACGTCGGCGAGCGTGTCGCGTCCGTACTGTTCGGGCTCGCGGGTGCCGAGCAGGTTGAGGTTGGGGCCGTTGAGGACGAGGATTTTCTGCATGGCGATGAATGGCGGTCGTCGGACGATCCGTCATTATCGTGGCGGCCGCGGCGGCACTTGCGCTAAGGTGGCGCGCATCATGCAAACGGATTTTTCACCGGACTGGCATCCGGTCGCCCCCTCGGCCGGCCTGCACGCCGGTGCCAACATCGTCGCGGGCTTCGCCGCGGGCCAGGAACTCGCGCTCTGGCGCGCCGCGGACGGGCGCGCGCAGGCATGGGAGAACCGCTGCCCGCACCGCAGCGTGCGCTTCACGCTCGGCACCGTGGCCGGCGATCAGCTCGCCTGCGCCTACCACGGCTGGCAGTACGCCGCGGGCAGCGGCCAGTGCACGCGCATTCCCGCGCATCCTGCGATGCAGGTTCCGCAGAGCGTGTGCGCGAAGGTCTTCGACGTGTCCGAGGCGGCCGGCATGCTGTGGGTCCGGCTCGCGGCTTCCGGGACGGCCGACGTGCCGCGCGACGATGCGGTGCCCTCCGGCTGGTCCTTCGGCCGCACGCTGTCCGTGCGCGCCGACCTGGCGCAGGTGCGCGATGCGCTCGCGGCGCGCGGCTTCGCGACGCAAGGCTCGCACGCGGCCCTGCGCGGCCGGCTCGGGGGCGTCGACACGGTCGCGCTCCTGCTCGACGCGCGGCCGCAGCTGGCCTTCCTCCATCTCTGGACCGAGGCGACCCCGGGCAGCGCAGCGATGGCGACGCTGCACCGTGCCGCACGCGAACTGCGCGCCGCGGTCGAAGCGCTGCAACCGCCGCAGGCCGCCCCCTGAACACCATGTCTTTGTTCCTCACCGACGATCCCAACATGCTCGACGACTGGCTGGTCGTCGGGCCCGCCTCGGCACTGGCCGGTGCCACCGAAGCACGGCCGCACGCCGTGCGCCTGCTCGGCACGGCCCTGCGGCTCTGGCGCGACGCGGCGGGCGCGCCGCAATGCCGCCTCGGCAGCGAGGCGCTGGCCGTGCAGCAGCGCCATGGCTACCTCTGGGTCTGCCCGAGCGGCAGGCCCGCACGGCCGCTGTTCGACTTTCCCGAATACGGCGAACCCGGCCGCCGCCTCGTCGACTGCGGCGGCATCGGCGTGGCGGTGTCGGGGCTGCGGGTGATCGAGAACTTCCTCGACATGGCGCACTTCCCCTTCGTGCATGGCGGTTGCCTCGGCATGGTGCCGCACACCGAAGTGGCGAAGTACCAGGTCGAGGTCGACGCCGCCACGGGCGAGATCTGGGCCACCGATTGCCGCTTCTGGCAGCCGCGCGCCTCGGCCGCGCACGACGGCAGCGGCAGCGAGGTGCTCTACAAGTACCGCGTGATGCAGCCTTTCTCGGCCATGCTCTACAAGTCGAGCCACCGCGCCGGCGCGCTCGATGCCATCGGGCTGTTCCTGCAGCCGCTCGACGACGAGCACGTGATCGCGCACACGCTGCTCGCCTGCTACGACGACGTCTCCAGCGACGCCGAGCTCATCGCGTTCCAGCAGACGATCTTCGGCCAGGACAAGCCGATCCTCGAGAACCATGCCTTCAAGCGCATGCCGCTCGAAGGCCGCGCCGAGACGCCGACGCGCGGCGACACCTCCTCGGTCACCTACCGCCGCTGGCTGCGCGAGCGCGGCATGCGCTTCGGCGTGAGGCAGGCGGCATGATCCGGCTCTACGACCACCCGCTCTCGGGCAACTGCTTCAAGGTGCGCCAGCTGCTCGCCTGGCTCGATCTCGCGTACGAGCGCGTGCCGATCGACTTCCATCCGGGGCGCCAGCACAAGTCGGCCGCGTTCCTTGCCGAGGTCAACCCGCTCGGCCAGCTGCCGGTGATCGACGACGAGGGCTTCGTGCTGCGCGACGCGCAGGCGATCCTGGTCTACCTGGCGAGCAGACACGACGCACATCGCCGCTGGTACCCCGACGACGCGCGGCTGCGCGGCGAGATCGCGATGTGGTTCGCGACCGCCGACGAGCTCACGCGCACCGCATCGGCGGCGCGCCTGCATGATGCTTTCGGCTACGTCCACCTCGACATCGACGCCTGCCGGCGCGGCGCGCATGAGGTCTTTCGACTGTTCGACGACCATCTCGCCGAGCGCGCGAGCAGCGGCGGCCTCTGGCTCGCCGGACCGCACGCGACGCTCGCGGACCTGGCGTGCTTCCCGTATGCGGCCCTCGCGGGCGAAGGCGGCATCGCGCTCGACGAATACCCGGCGCTGCGGCACTGGCTCTGGCAGTTTCGCCACCTGCCCGGCTTCATCGGCATGTCGGGTATCCCCGCGCTGGCGCCAAATTGACCCGCGCACTGGGTATCCTTCTTCCTTCGTTCCCGAATCCGCTACAAGCCCATGAAAACCAAAGCCGCCGTCGCCTGGAAATCCGCAGCACCCCTCACCATCGAAACCGTCGACCTCGAAGGTCCGAAGTTCGGCGAGGTGCTGGTCGAGATCAAGGCCACGGGCATCTGCCACACCGACTACTACACGCTCTCGGGCGCCGACCCCGAAGGCATCTTCCCCGCGATCCTCGGCCATGAAGGCGCGGGCATCGTGGTCGACGTGGGCCCCGGCGTCACCACGCTCAAGAAGGGCGACCACGTCATTCCGCTCTACACGCCCGAATGCCGCCAGTGCAAGTTCTGCCTGAGCCGCAAGACCAACCTGTGCCAGCTGATCCGCGGCACCCAGGGCAAGGGCCTGATGCCCGACGGCACGAGCCGCTTCAGCCTCGACGGCAAGCCGATCGCGCACTACATGGGCACCTCGACCTTCAGCAACTACACCGTCGCGCCCGAGATCTCGCTCGCCAAGATCCGCGAGGACGCGCCCTTCGACAAGGTCTGCTACATCGGCTGCGGCGTGACCACCGGCATCGGCGCGGTGATCTTCACGGCCAAGGTCGAGGCCGGCGCCAACGTGGTGGTGTTCGGCCTCGGCGGCATCGGCCTGAACGTGATCCAGGGCGCGAAGATGGTGGGCGCCGACAAGATCATCGGCGTCGACCTGAACCCGGCGCGCGAGGCGATGGCGCGCAAGTTCGGCATGACGCACTTCCTGAACCCGAAGGAACACGCCAACATCGTCGACGCGATCGTGCAGCTGACCGACGGCGGTGCCGACTACAGCTTCGAATGCATCGGCAACACGCAGGTCATGCGCCAGGCGCTCGAGTGCACGCACAAGGGCTGGGGCCGCAGCATCATCATCGGCGTGGCCGAGGCCGGCGCCGAGATCAGCACGCGGCCGTTCCAGCTGGTCACCGGCCGCAAGTGGGAAGGCTCGGCCTTCGGCGGCGCGCGCGGCCGCACCGACGTGCCGAAGATCGTCGACTGGTACATGGAAGGCAAGATCAACATCGACGACCTGATCACGCACACCATGCCGCTCGAAAGGATCAACGAGGGCTTCGACCTCATGAAACGGGGCGAGTCGATCCGGGGCGTGGTCATTTACTAACCCCCAGGCTGCGCGCACTGCGTGTCGCTTCGCCCACCCCCTTGCGAGGGGGCAACACCGGCGGACCGGCGGAGCCGGTTCCGCGGTGTTTCTGGCTTGGGACATCAGCTCACTCTCTGGAGATGATCTCGTGATGGAAAGAATGGAGCCCCTGCGGAAGATCGAAGCCGGCGTGCTCGAAGTCGCGTACTTCGAGGCCGGGCCGGCGGACGGTCCGCCGGTGCTGCTGATGCACGGCTTTCCCTACGACATCCACACCTATGCCGAGGTGGCGCCGCTGCTCGCGGCGCAGGGCTGCCGCGTGATCGTTCCCTACCTGCGCGGCTATGGCGCCACGCGCTTCCTGAGCGATGCGACCCCGCGCTCGGGCGAACAGGCGGCGCTGGGCGCCGACCTGCGCGCGCTGCTCGACGCGCTGGCGATTCCGCGCGCGGTGCTGGCCGGTTACGACTGGGGCGGCCGCGCCGCCTGCGTGGTGGCGGCGCTGTGGCCCGAGCGCTGCGCGGGGCTGGTCTCGTTCAACAGCTACAACATCCAGAACATCGCGAAGGCGATGGAGCCCGACACGCCGGCCAACGAGCTGAGCCTCTGGTACCAGTACTACTTCCACAGCGAGCGCGGCCGCGCCGGGCTCACGAAGGACCGCCGCGGGATCGCACGGCTGCTCTGGAAGCTCTGGTCGCCCACCTGGGCCTTCGACGACGCCACCTTCGCGCGCAGCGCCGCCGCCTTCGACAACCCCGACTTCGTCGAGGTGGTGATCCATTCGTACCGGCATCGCTTCGGCCTGGTCGCGGGCGACCCGGCCTGCGCGGAGATCGAGCGCCGGCTCGCCGCGCAGCCCGTCATCAGCGTGCCGGCCATCACCTTCGACGGCCTCGACGACGGCGTGCGCCCGCCCGCCGAGGCATCGGCCCATGCGGACCGCTTCAGCGGTCCGCGCTCGCACCGGCTGGTGCCCGGCGTCGGCCACAACATGCCGCAGGAGGCGCCGCGCGTCTTTGCCGACGCGGTGCTCGAACTCGTGCCCCTTCTGAACACCGATCCTTCATGACCGACACCCTCGCCATCCTTTCCGAGCACCACGTCTTCGGCGGCGTGCAAGGCTTCTACGCACATGCCTCGCGCGA
It encodes the following:
- a CDS encoding aromatic ring-hydroxylating dioxygenase subunit alpha encodes the protein MSLFLTDDPNMLDDWLVVGPASALAGATEARPHAVRLLGTALRLWRDAAGAPQCRLGSEALAVQQRHGYLWVCPSGRPARPLFDFPEYGEPGRRLVDCGGIGVAVSGLRVIENFLDMAHFPFVHGGCLGMVPHTEVAKYQVEVDAATGEIWATDCRFWQPRASAAHDGSGSEVLYKYRVMQPFSAMLYKSSHRAGALDAIGLFLQPLDDEHVIAHTLLACYDDVSSDAELIAFQQTIFGQDKPILENHAFKRMPLEGRAETPTRGDTSSVTYRRWLRERGMRFGVRQAA
- a CDS encoding alpha/beta hydrolase, with product MERMEPLRKIEAGVLEVAYFEAGPADGPPVLLMHGFPYDIHTYAEVAPLLAAQGCRVIVPYLRGYGATRFLSDATPRSGEQAALGADLRALLDALAIPRAVLAGYDWGGRAACVVAALWPERCAGLVSFNSYNIQNIAKAMEPDTPANELSLWYQYYFHSERGRAGLTKDRRGIARLLWKLWSPTWAFDDATFARSAAAFDNPDFVEVVIHSYRHRFGLVAGDPACAEIERRLAAQPVISVPAITFDGLDDGVRPPAEASAHADRFSGPRSHRLVPGVGHNMPQEAPRVFADAVLELVPLLNTDPS
- a CDS encoding PrkA family serine protein kinase; this encodes MDVISNFAARYERTREEVLSLQDYLDICKRDPTAYATASERMLKAIGEPELVDTRNDPRLSRIFANKVIKIYPAFKEFYGMEDAIEQVVSYFRHAAQGLEEKKQILYLLGPVGGGKSSIAERLKQLMEHVPFYAIQGSPVNETPLGLFNAVEDGEILEKEYGIPRRYLNRILSPWAVKRLEEYGGDIRQFKVVKRYPSVLRQIAVAKTEPGDENNQDISSLVGKIDIRKLETYAQDDPDAYAYSGGLCLANQGLLEFVEMFKAPIKVLHPLLTATQEGNFKGTEGFGAIPFDGIVLAHSNESEWKAFRNNKNNEAFLDRIYIVKVPYCLRASEEIKIYEKLVRNSSLSKAPCAPGTLRMMAQFSVLTRLKEPENSSIYSKMQVYDGENLKDTDPKAKSIQEYRDYAGVDEGMSGVSTRFAFKIISKVFNFDSSEVAANPVHLMYVLEQQIEREQFQPETEQKYISYIKELLAPRYAEFIGKEIQTAYLESYSEYGQNIFDRYVTYADYWIQDQEFRDVDTGEVFDRAALNAELEKIERPAGIGNPKDFRNEIVNFVLRARAGNAGRNPAWTSYEKLRAVIEKKMFSNTEELLPVISFNTKSSAEEQKKHEDFVTRMVEKGYTAKQVRLLCEWYLRVRKSS
- a CDS encoding YeaH/YhbH family protein, translated to MAILQQIIDRRLSGKNKSIGNRERFLRRYRGQIQEAVRRAVSGRNIRELEQGEDVTLPRRDVSEPVFGHARGGDREYVHPGNQEYVKGDRIARPEGQAGGGSGSGEAGDGGEGEDDFVFRLTREEFMRVFFDDLALPHLVRTQIADVPEWKSHRAGFTNDGTPNNLHVVRSMRGALARRIALGGEPRKELKRLEAHLAHLKAHPQAAQGFMQTEIRETEERIAELRRSMRHVPYIDPIDLRYRNRVKTPVPSAKAVMFCLMDVSGSMDEARKDMAKRFFMLLYMFLTRHYETIDLVFLRHHTQAQEVSEDEFFHATETGGTVVSSALVLMDEIVKARYPSGEWNIYGAQASDGDNWHQDSGRCRELLVDHILPVVRYYAYVQVAETEQNLWQEYAQLEGIEPNFAMRKVSEARDIYPVFRELFKKEGAAA
- a CDS encoding SpoVR family protein translates to MTTADHPPLERLERLPSPSDWTFELIETYHAEIAKTAKGYGLDVYPNQLEVITAEQMMDAYASVGMPMIYRHWSYGKQFIATEKNYRRGHMGLAYEIVINSDPCIAYLMEENSMAMQALVIAHAAYGHNSFFKGNYLFRMWTDASSIIDYLVYARHYIAECEERHGLDAVEQLLDSCHALMNYGVDRYRRPQKRSLAQEGLQRAERERYMQQQVNDLWRTLPKRSEQATEGADPSRRFPSEPQENLLYFIEKNAALLEPWQREVVRIVRKIAQYFYPQRQTQVMNEGWATFWHYTLLNTMYDRGQLADGFMMEWLSSHTGVIFQPPVGHRAYSGINPYALGFSMFTELRRVCENPTEEDRRWFPDFAGTDWVKTLDYAMRNFKDESFVGQFLSPKTMRDFRLFAIRDHQSEPELEVSAIHDDSGYQALRESLSRQYDIGSREPDIQVWNVNMRGDRALTLRHTQRNNLPLHDNAEEVLKHVARLWGFDVHLESVDAQGHISRSWKAAAPRQTD
- a CDS encoding glutathione S-transferase, producing the protein MIRLYDHPLSGNCFKVRQLLAWLDLAYERVPIDFHPGRQHKSAAFLAEVNPLGQLPVIDDEGFVLRDAQAILVYLASRHDAHRRWYPDDARLRGEIAMWFATADELTRTASAARLHDAFGYVHLDIDACRRGAHEVFRLFDDHLAERASSGGLWLAGPHATLADLACFPYAALAGEGGIALDEYPALRHWLWQFRHLPGFIGMSGIPALAPN
- a CDS encoding S-(hydroxymethyl)glutathione dehydrogenase/class III alcohol dehydrogenase, with translation MKTKAAVAWKSAAPLTIETVDLEGPKFGEVLVEIKATGICHTDYYTLSGADPEGIFPAILGHEGAGIVVDVGPGVTTLKKGDHVIPLYTPECRQCKFCLSRKTNLCQLIRGTQGKGLMPDGTSRFSLDGKPIAHYMGTSTFSNYTVAPEISLAKIREDAPFDKVCYIGCGVTTGIGAVIFTAKVEAGANVVVFGLGGIGLNVIQGAKMVGADKIIGVDLNPAREAMARKFGMTHFLNPKEHANIVDAIVQLTDGGADYSFECIGNTQVMRQALECTHKGWGRSIIIGVAEAGAEISTRPFQLVTGRKWEGSAFGGARGRTDVPKIVDWYMEGKINIDDLITHTMPLERINEGFDLMKRGESIRGVVIY
- the aroQ gene encoding type II 3-dehydroquinate dehydratase, with product MQKILVLNGPNLNLLGTREPEQYGRDTLADVERLCQEAGAKHGVAIECRQSNHEGVLIDWIQEAGREVAAGRMLGVVMNPGAYTHTSIALHDAIKGASVPLIELHISNVHAREEFRHRSYISPAAKGIIVGLGVKGYVLAIAALVP
- a CDS encoding Rieske 2Fe-2S domain-containing protein, which codes for MQTDFSPDWHPVAPSAGLHAGANIVAGFAAGQELALWRAADGRAQAWENRCPHRSVRFTLGTVAGDQLACAYHGWQYAAGSGQCTRIPAHPAMQVPQSVCAKVFDVSEAAGMLWVRLAASGTADVPRDDAVPSGWSFGRTLSVRADLAQVRDALAARGFATQGSHAALRGRLGGVDTVALLLDARPQLAFLHLWTEATPGSAAMATLHRAARELRAAVEALQPPQAAP